The Raphanus sativus cultivar WK10039 unplaced genomic scaffold, ASM80110v3 Scaffold2515, whole genome shotgun sequence genomic sequence AAACAATCATTAACCTAACAACAATTTCTTATATGTTCTTTCGTCGGAGAGATGGGATCTTTGAATCCGTCAACATAATTGTGAAAATCAGTAACATCCACCTCTAATACAAAAGTTCCACCGTCGACTCCACCAAAACTCCATCCAAAGAAAAATGATCGGATAAAAGCCAGCCAGTAGCTAGTGATATCGCTAGACCAATAACAGAAACATGGCCCGATCTTGTGAttttgaaataagaaataaGTACCATTGAATGTTTGAGTAATGCCAAACCTACCTAGACTTATCACTcgtgaacttttttttttgtaacgccAACTTTCGAAGTAATTATTTTGTGTACTAAAAGAGCCACAAAAGAACCAACCCTTTAACCTAGCACTAATGTTCTTCATTGATGACTTATTGTTTTTTCCGTCTAAAAGCCTTCCACaccatttatagttttatgCATTTGAGCAGAGCCGATACTTGGATATAGAGTTTTACTTGTAAGCTACTCCATATATATGTGGTCTTGTTATCCACGGGAAACTATACATTGACACCGTCTCTATTTCAGCACCACCGCTGAAACCAGCTTCCAAGATGCACTCTCTCGTGTTTCTTGTCAAATGGCATCCATCTGCTAATATCTGCTGCAATGGATCCAACAGTTTCTGCAAACGCCTGAAGAGAGAACCATCTGCAATCACAAAATAATTTAGGTTTTAATGCAATTTGATATGGTtagacctctctctctcttcatatCTAATTATGTATATGAACACATACTTATGTACCTTCTGCTGCAACATGTTCTAAGAAGATGAAACTCCCTCCTGGTCTCAGCACTCGTTTGATTTCTAAAATTACCATAAAAGGGTTAGTTTAGAGATATCAGCAATGATGCTTTTATTAAAGAAGGATTACCAATGAGTGTTTGAGTGACATCAGAGACAGTACATAGAACAAGTGTTGCAACGACTGCATCCACAGAACCATCGCCTAATGGTATAGCCTCTCCTACCTAGTGCCATAATCAGAGAAGTAACATCAGACTTAGTGTGTATGATGCAGACAGATCTTTAACCAATACTTACTCCTTGCATGAATCTGAAGTTTTTGGGATTCAATCCTGATCTCACAGCGGCTTTGCGTGCATACCTATTCATTTTAGGGTTAGGATCCAACCCAATAAGGTTTACATTCACATTACGAGCTGCGAAATATCTCATATTAGGACCTGTCCCAATACCAATCTCCAACACCTTCTCATCTTTTGCAGTCAGTTTATCAAACACCTTATTCTTGAAAATTTCAATCTTTACcaaaagagaaaaacagaggaaatatCAAATAAGTGTGTAATTTTTGAGGAATTGGTCAAAAGATTGATGCAAAAGTTAAACCTCATCCCAATAAGACTGCATCGTGGAGTGCAAAAGCCAAGAGTTAAGCCTCCTAATATACCTCCGGCCTCTGCGGATGATGTGCTCCTGAAACATCCTGAATGTACAATACCAAACTCTTTACACTATATCACTTTTTTACAAGAACTCACTCAGATCAAGAACTCAACCTATTCTGATTGTACATACACCAAACTCTTTAACACTATAACACTTATGTGCAAGAACTCACTATCATATCAAGAACTAAACTTCCAGATGTAATTAGATTAAAGTTTCTGCTAATCTATTTGGGATCTATTTCATGGTAGCTACAAGAAATCTTCACTGTATtgaatatgttttgtgaatttTAAGATAAACATATGTCCTATGCTAAATGATCTGAGAAAAAGAATAGATTGCATCCGTACCTTTGAACAAAAAGCATTGTGAAGAAGCAGTGTAGTATCAGTAGAAGGAAGAGTTAGAGGAGGAACCTCAAGTAAGATGAGTGTTCTGGATCTGAGAAGGAACATGGTCTCTTTAAGCTTCACCTAACGGTAGGAGCAAAGTTACATACTTGGGGAAAGGTCAAGTCAATAAGGAAACAACAAAGAAAAGAGGAGTTTGGCGAAAAGaggaggaaaaaaataaaataagccTTCCAAGTTGACTTTCCTAGTTCCGACATTTTGAAGACTTGTTTTGTTTGAGTAAGACGTCATCGCTTCTGTCATCATAACTCATAAG encodes the following:
- the LOC108824207 gene encoding uncharacterized protein LOC108824207, giving the protein MLFVQRMFQEHIIRRGRRYIRRLNSWLLHSTMQSYWDEIEIFKNKVFDKLTAKDEKVLEIGIGTGPNMRYFAARNVNVNLIGLDPNPKMNRYARKAAVRSGLNPKNFRFMQGVGEAIPLGDGSVDAVVATLVLCTVSDVTQTLIEIKRVLRPGGSFIFLEHVAAEDGSLFRRLQKLLDPLQQILADGCHLTRNTRECILEAGFSGGAEIETVSMYSFPWITRPHIYGVAYK